From one Populus alba chromosome 17, ASM523922v2, whole genome shotgun sequence genomic stretch:
- the LOC118031799 gene encoding uncharacterized protein, whose product MSAKGSWPSYNLRSFLEQIHRYRARSGNVSHSCGSGSTVSKIGQGFSMHQGLQLIVASSNKWRRSHFNMTMSDEVVPPVPNPPGSNFPAWAKWILGSILSIFLPFWKQKREELKRIEGEAEIIVDEVEHVAEEIEKVAAVAEKVSEAVAEVLPENGKLKETALLIEHVTKATAYDAKLTQDFVHKIKHAGECCEA is encoded by the exons ATGTCTGCTAAAGGTTCTTGGCCTTCTTACAATCTACGAAGTTTTCTGGAACAAATTCATCGTTACAGAGCCAGGTCCGGCAATGTTTCTCACAGCTGCGGGTCTGGTTCTACAGTGTCCAAGATCGGACAAGGTTTCTCGATGCACCAAGGATTACAGTTAATCGTTGCCAGTAGCAATAAATGGAGACGATCTCATTTCAACAT GACGATGAGCGACGAGGTTGTACCACCGGTTCCAAATCCTCCTGGGAGCAACTTCCCCGCTTG GGCAAAATGGATCTTGGGATCTATACTGTCCATCTTCCTGCCTTTTTGGAAGCAAAAAAGGGAGGAGCTGAAGAGGATAGAAG GTGAGGCGGAAATTATTGTAGACGAGGTTGAACATGTAGCTGAGGAGATAGAAAAGGTGGCAGCAGTGGCGGAGAAGGTATCAGAAGCGGTGGCAGAAGTGCTGCCTGAAAACGGGAAACTGAAGGAAACAGCTTTGTTGATAGAACACGTTACGAAAGCAACTGCATATGATGCTAAACTAACTCAAGACTTTGTTCACAAG ataAAACATGCAGGTGAATGCTGTGAAGCATGA